The Gemmatimonadota bacterium genome includes a region encoding these proteins:
- the trpB gene encoding tryptophan synthase subunit beta, with protein sequence MTSPAPAVGRFGVYGGRYVPETLIGALDELTEAYEAARLDASFREELERLLRDYVGRPTPLYRARRLEQAAGGGRVYLKREDLNHTGAHKINNTLGQVLLARRMGKRRIIAETGAGQHGVATATAAALFGLECVVYMGAEDVRRQALNVYRMELLGAEVRTVDAGSRTLKDAINEAIRDWVTNVGHTHYVIGSVVGPDPYPRLVRDFQAVIGRETRAQLEALEGRLPAAVIACVGGGSNAMGIFHEFVPQPEVELIGVEAAGAGLDSGRHAASLAAGRPGVLHGSLSYLLQDEAGQVATAHSVSAGLDYPGVGPEHAYLKETGRARYLSATDVEALDAFHRLARLEGIIPALESAHALAFLLREGRRWADTEPVVVCLSGRGDKDVAEVAARGGRVIS encoded by the coding sequence ATGACGTCGCCTGCCCCTGCAGTCGGCCGCTTCGGCGTCTACGGCGGCCGTTACGTCCCGGAGACCCTGATTGGAGCGCTGGACGAGCTGACGGAGGCCTACGAGGCGGCGCGGCTCGATGCCTCCTTCCGGGAGGAACTGGAGCGCCTGCTGCGCGACTACGTCGGCCGGCCTACGCCGCTCTACCGCGCCCGGCGGCTGGAGCAGGCCGCTGGCGGCGGCCGGGTCTACCTGAAGCGCGAGGATCTGAATCACACAGGCGCACACAAGATCAACAACACGCTGGGGCAGGTGCTGCTCGCCCGGCGCATGGGGAAGCGGCGGATCATTGCCGAGACGGGCGCCGGGCAGCACGGTGTCGCGACCGCGACGGCCGCGGCCCTGTTCGGCCTCGAGTGCGTGGTCTACATGGGTGCAGAAGATGTGCGCCGGCAGGCGCTGAACGTCTATCGCATGGAGCTGTTGGGCGCGGAGGTGCGCACGGTGGACGCCGGCAGCCGCACGCTGAAGGATGCCATCAACGAGGCCATCCGCGACTGGGTTACGAACGTGGGGCACACGCATTACGTGATCGGCTCGGTCGTCGGGCCGGACCCATACCCCCGGCTGGTGCGCGACTTTCAGGCCGTGATCGGGCGGGAGACGCGGGCCCAGCTCGAGGCCCTCGAGGGACGGCTGCCCGCCGCCGTCATTGCCTGCGTGGGCGGCGGCTCGAACGCCATGGGCATCTTCCACGAGTTCGTGCCCCAGCCGGAGGTCGAGCTGATCGGCGTCGAGGCGGCGGGCGCGGGGCTGGACTCCGGCCGCCACGCAGCATCGCTCGCCGCCGGGCGCCCGGGCGTGCTGCACGGCTCGCTCAGCTACCTGCTGCAAGATGAGGCGGGGCAGGTCGCCACCGCGCATTCCGTTTCCGCCGGGCTGGATTACCCGGGCGTGGGCCCGGAGCATGCCTACTTGAAGGAGACGGGGCGGGCCCGCTACCTGAGCGCCACCGATGTCGAAGCGCTGGACGCCTTCCACCGACTGGCCCGGCTGGAAGGCATCATTCCCGCCCTCGAGAGCGCCCACGCCCTCGCCTTCCTCTTGCGCGAGGGAAGGCGCTGGGCCGATACTGAGCCCGTAGTGGTCTGCCTGAGCGGCCGGGGCGATAAAGATGTGGCCGAGGTTGCCGCCCGGGGCGGACGGGTCATCTCGTGA